AAATTTGATTGTCTTTCTAGTCCTCTTCTTGTTTTGGAATATTTGCCCAGCATTTTGTAATCAGAGATAGAATGAGTTTCATTTGATGTTCTATATCAAAGTCATAAAGCACCACCCCATGGTTCATTTTTAACGTGTCTTAAAGTACTGTAATCTGTGTATAGATATGGCACAGCAACATGCCACACAACAAAATCGCAGACAGGAAAGGTCATCAGGGGTGGATGAAACTGGAAGGCCCACACTTCATTTTCCCTGGTGGTGGCACCATGTTTCCAGATGGAGCTATACAATATATTGAAAAACTTGGACAGTACATCCCTATCAGTGATGGCGTCCTGCGAACTGCTCTTGATATGGGTTGTGGGGTAAGAGCAatgttcctttttcttgaGACCGTACTAGTTTTCTTTTCgaatttcacaaatttttgATGCTATACAGGTTGCCAGTTTTGGGGGGTATCTTCTGTCCAAAGACATTTTGGCGATGTCATTTGCTCCAAGAGATTCCCACAAGTCACAGATACAATTTGCATTGGAAAGAGGAATTCCAGCATTTGTTGCCATGCTTGGCACACGCAGGCTTCCATTTCCTGCTTTCTCATTTGATTTGGTGCACTGCTCTCGATGTTTGATCCCTTTTACTGCCTATAGTGAGTTCTTGTCACCTGTAACCTCGCATGTTGTTACAGTTTTTCTACCCCTGCTACTTGCTCTTATCATAAAGGAATCTGGAATTGTGCAGATGCCACATATTTCCTTGAAGTGGATCGTTTACTTCGCCCAGGAGGATACCTAGTAATCTCCGGTCCTCCTGTGCAGTGGACTAATCAAGACAAGGAATGGGCGGATCTCCAGGGTGTTGCAAGAGCATTGTGTTATGAGCTGATTGCTGTGGATGGAAACACAGCTGTCTGGAAAAAGCCTGCTGGAGATTCATGCCTTCCAAACCAAAATGAATTTGGCCTTGAATTGTGTGATGAATCAGATGACCCAAGTGATGCATGGTAACCGCCTCAGAATCCATTCTTAGTTTCTTAGTTTTTCTTCCCCTTCCCCCAAATGGAACCTTTATATTGGTATGAAGTGATTGTTTTCCATAGCTATGTCCTTTTATTAGTCcggaaaaaattaaagtacaaaCTCTTGCCGTCTAACCATTGCAGCATGTTGGacacaaaattttattatcaaaGGTCATATTCAAAGAATTTATGGAATTGGTACCAATAAACTCAATTGTTATGCAGGTATTACAATTTAAAGAAATGTATGAGTAGGACATCTTCTGTCAAGGGAGAATATGCTGTTGGGATGATTTCAAAGTGGCCAGAGAGGCTGACAAAAGCTCCTGCAAGGGCCACACTCATGAGAAATGGCATCGATGTGTTTGAGGCTGACACGCGACGTTGGGCGAGAAGAGTTGCTTACTATAAGAACTCCCTAAACCTGAAGCTTGGAACTCCAGCTGTACGCAATGTCATGGACATGAATGCATTTTTTGGAGGTTTTGCAGCTGCACTAAAATCTGACGCTGTGTGGGTGATGAATGTTGTTCCTGCCCGCAAGCCCTCAACTCTTTCCGTAATCTTTGACAGAGGTCTTATTGGAGTATACCATGACTGGTGAGTGTTGTATTATTTTTCCTCCAATGTGTTCCACACATAAGTCCTTTGATGGAGCCAACCTAAGCTTTGTTCCCAGTCCAAGTCAAGTCACATTTTTATCTTCTGAAATATGCTGTGTCAATCAAGGATTAAATGTGGTGTTGAATTCTCGGGTGGGAGTATGCATCTTTCAGGTCCCATTGTGTATATTTTAATGCCACGCACTTAAGTAACATTGCTCCCAGTAACCATTGGGAACCAGTTGATGGCACAATAAAAAGGTTTATAGTTCAAGCTGCTGCGAAGAGTGCACTTTTTACGCTATCGTGCTCTTACGCCTGCTTTAGTACTATATCCGCAAATCTTtctaatattattatttttcaattgggTTACGTTTTAGAAACCAGTGAACCTGATCATGTTATGCAGTGCTCTGGAATTGTGATAGTATTATGGAACTTCTACTGATGAGctaatattttttcttgatgGTCTCAGGTGTGAGCCTTTCTCAACGTACCCTCGTTCTTATGACTTCATCCATGTAACTGGAATTGAATCCCTCATAAAGCATCCAGGTTCCACCAAGAACAGGTACTTCTACAGTTCTAGTTCCTATTCTGTTTCTTGAATCAACCGATTCCTACATTCTTACAGCAGTATTAAACCGTTGCACATGTTTCAGTGTAATCCTAAAGTgacattttcatatatttggcAAGATACTTGATGAAGGGCATGATTGTTCTTAAACAACCTATGCTCACGTTTCTTGATTTTTCTGCAGCTGTAACCTTGTGGATTTGATGGTGGAGATGGATCGAATGTTGCGTCCTGAAGGAACAGTTCTGGTTAGAGACTCCCCTGAAGTAATAGAAAAAGTAGCTCGCATAGCCCATGCCGTAAGGTGGACTGCTAGCATACATGAGAAAGAACCAGAGTCACacgggagagagaaaattcttGTTGCAACGAAAACGTTTTGGACTTTGCCTTCAGCATCCAACTGATGTGAAGGTTCATCTCCATGCATGGATGTAGTTTCTTTCTTATCCACCACTCCCTATTATGTAAGGAGATAATAGGGTTAGAATAGGGAGGGCTTGAAAGATGGGAAGACATGCAGCTTTTTTGTTAGATTacacccaaaaaagaagaaaaaacagaagaaaggaaccaaaaaaaaaggaggtgGCAATCATATGTTAAGTTTCCAAGGATAATGTAATTTGATATTATTTATTGCCCATCAATTTGATGATGCTTTGCATTATTGCATTTGTCCTCAAAACATTGTTGTTTTAAGGGGAGAAAATGGTGGCAGATCGTTTGATAGATTCAGTGTTCATGCCCTGTTCACACAGTGTGCTAATGAAAATGACAATTGCTCCCAAAGTCAAGATGTCATCACATTCTACTGATTGTTTTATACCGAAGGGTATGTCGGGAATTATAACCCTTGTGAGCAAACTGAAGGATTTTTCTGTGAGAGTGCAGAATTAAGATTTTTAAGATTCTCAGAGGGTATGAGAAGAATTTGAGTGTTGATAAATATAATGGATACAATCAGTaagatattttcttgaaaTGAGCTAAAGGGTAAAAAATggtaaataaaaaactttcctttcctttttcttatgACTTTTCTTGCCATCCAAACAAAGGAAATTCATTTTTCCTTGACATGTGGGAGAGTAACTATGCAAGTAGATGAGTTGGTGCCAAACTCCCAACCGGCGTCTAAGTATTCATTCCATTCCCATTGGGTCCTTTCATTGAATggtgagaaagagagagaaaagaaagagtagGAGGCCCAGATAGATTAGATAGGCGGTAGTAGATTAGATAGATGCAAAGTAAATGCAGAACGCAAGCTCAGAGTTGGGCTGTTTCCTTCAGATGATAGCTACAACTGACAACACCCAGGATTTTATTTCTGCTTTTACTTTGGGGGCATCTTCCCCCACTGATGGACCCCATCAAAACCAATAAATTGCAGAAAAGACTTTTGATAATTAAGAAGGTGGTGATGCTTCAAAACTAAGAAAATTCATCTTCGAACTCTCACCCAATCAGTACTTGAACTGCTCCAATTGGGTTTTTTTCAAGGCCAGGTGTGAAAGGAAGTGCATAAAATGAATGCTTGAGGAATAAGTAGGAGAGGAAGCAgttattttttgttacaaTGAGGAATAATTTGGggtcaaaataaaatcaatgaattggtttattttatttcaaagtGGTACCGCAAAACACTTCTAGACGCTCTAGTTTAGTCGTATGTGTATACATGATTGATTTCTAACTACTAATATGAAACTCACATGCATTTACAATCAGAAATCATCTACTCTCGCATAGACTATTGATCGTAACATTTCTCTTATTTAATAACTATGACATGTGAAGACAATGATTTGCAATTAGAATGGATCaacaataaattttattaatgttttcaggaaaaaaaaaaaaattattaccGTTTTGATAGCATTTATATGAGTTTTCTCATAGATTTTCACCACTTTCACATACACATATAGCCCTTTCAATTTTcagaaggaaacaaaaattaaacactTAAAGTACTGTAAAAATGATCATGTGGACATCACAATTAACAGTCTATTATGGTCTGACTACTGTTAACTGGCTGGGAGGCTGAACAACAAAGTCAGAGTTATGCTTTGCCTTGTGTTCATATGAGGAGAGGGAACCAAGAAAAATGATCAAAGGGTACATGAAATTTGTAAAGGGTTGCTTGTCTGTAGCGTAGTTGGCAGCATCAAATATACAGTCAAATACTATTATTGACTTTCTGTAAACCTAGTTTTTGCTACTCTATTATCCCATCCTTGTTGCTTTCCTTTCACACCTTGAAGAATTAAGGAAGGTCAAAGTTGTATCACAATTCACAATGAGATTACATGCTGCAAAGGAGAAGAGACCACATTACTTACCAGAAGTTGACAGATTGCgctaatttttataacaaGCAAGCGCTCAGTCAAAGTAAGTGATGCATGATTAAGAAGGCGTCTCAAGTTCAACATCCATTATTAATTGATCCAAACAAGTCAGAAGATGAAATGCGTGCACTTTTGGATTGCTGAAAGGgaatttagaaagaaaagtgAAATGATTGATCCTGGATTgggcatatacatatatacatatgtatgtgtgtgtgtatatggGCTGTGCATATATAAGTTTTGTCTGTCAGCAAAACATTGCATGTGCTGTGCATGCCTTTTTACACAGAGCTAAATCCATGACAAGTATATAGATGAGAGCAACATGGCTCAACATGAATGTGATTTTTCAACCAGGGTTCAACAGGCCTATAATTGAGATTCAAAATTGTACTGCATAGATACAGTACATGTCAACATTATAGAGTGAATAATTTTCAACCGTTGAGCTGTAAATCtactcatttttttgttatatctaTTAAGCAACAAAGACCATTTGAGAGCATCCTCAAAAAAGGACCCTCATTCATCTCTCTTGGTTTTCAAACAAGAAGATCATTGAAAACCAACCAATAAATAGTTAACTGCGTGTCCATTACTTCTGCCACATATTTTCCTGCAATCAAACAACCTCAAAAAATCACAGAaaggttttcttttcattttttctgtCTGTAAAATACCTTTTATAATTGTTTCTCAAAAACTACTTGGGAAAATATATCATGAGGATGTTTGGTTGGCAACATTTGTTCAAACCTTTTTgctcatttttttcataaagaaAGTGATGTGTCATACAcctactttttattttcttttatcaattatggcaattaaataaataggAGTTTTATTTTAACGGATGTGATTATCTAACTCCCAAATATATACAGTTGAAATGTGAAGAACTTTTGAGCAATTCATGGACACGGCATGGGAGGTGaaataactttttattttttcttctttctctctctctctctgtgttttttttttgtttttttatttttgggtgtgtttaagAATTGTTGGTCATTAATCTCCAAAAGGTTTGAAGCATATATTTAAACTCGCATCAATTATGAGGCTTAAATATCAAATAGTAATTCAACCGTATAATACATCACATAAACAATATTATTAATGGCTAACACAATTCTTTTACTCACAACAGATGATATTCATTTACAATCAAactcatcctttttttttttctttttttttctgttgttaTTAAAGTCTTGGggtgaaaataaaagaaaaaaggcaaATATCATATACCTCGCTTGTGCTTTTGAGAGAGACgataattgtattcataaatGCAGGAAAAAGAAAGCGAACATCAAACAATCAGAATCTAGAAAGACCAAGCATGATCTAAGGAGATGGGCACAATCTCAGCATAATCAAAGAAACCAACTATATGTTGTAGGGCAACATCCAAAAATACCAATGGAGTTCAATGTAATTAGTTATAGCTGGGAGATCTCCACAAGACCCATAAATGAAACCTCTTAGACCAAGTCTTTTTAGACATCATGTGTCTCCTTTGCTACCCACAAATCAAGTCTTGGTCAAATTCGTTGTGAATGAATTGGTCAAATTCGTTGTGAATGAATTagtcaaattttatttgtttttattgtgaAAATGAGTAAGATATGAAATAGAGAGAGGGGTTAAAAGGGTATTgtgattatatatttttctacaaaaaccatgcaaaaataaaaataaaaaatcatcacaTGCAAGGTGCAACAAATAGGTGGAGACCCCAAGTTTGTTTGTCAAATAATTATTATGGCAAGTGAGGAACAAGTCAATGAATTAATGTTTCAGACATTGAAGTTTCAgttggagaaaaaaatggtTCACAACTGCATCCTTGAAATGGTGCTTGTGGGATATTCTTCTTTCTTGACTAGTAGTTGTTTGTGGATTGTGGAGGTAAATGGGTTTATTTGTAAAAATGGTTTGTGAGGAATGAGGGCTTCAAAATATAACAACGACTGTGATTGAGAAATATTAGTGTAATTATAAGGTGACCAAACCCCATAAAGAAAAGTATTTAAGGAGAAAGAGACGCACAGAGAAGACAACTAGAATTTTATTTGCCCTCCAAAAGAAAGTGGAACTGGCATTTgaagggagaaagagataaagaATAACGATAGTAACTCTCTACACGAAGAAACTTAAgacaaggaaaaaacaaaaaaacaaaaagactgAGGAAATGGAAACTTACTTTAAACCTTGAGATTAATGTTAATCAGAAATTCTTTACAttattaagcaaaattaagaCCTACCACCATGGTTAGCTATGATTTGCCATGGCTAACAAGGGCGGCGGTTCGTGTTATTTCTTTGCCAATGATTTAACATCTGGTTAGCTTCATGTAGAGCTAGTTAATCATAATCCCACTGTTTTATAATCATGTCGTGTTTGGATTCACCCACATGAATGCATAAAACATTTAAGTACCACATAGTGCCCTAGCCGAAACCCGAAAAAGCTCTTCATCTGAGTAAGTACTCTAGTCGAaacatttaagaaaaaaatgaatcaAAAGAGTTTGTTAATTGGATTTCCTTATTCAGTTATTAATTTTCACCCAATAAAACATTCGAAAAGATTTTCCTTCATTCATTACTCATTACCCGACAATTGTATTTCTTAGCTATGCATAAGTTTTTAAACACAAAAGAGTAATTTTTGGCGGGAAACTTATTTTCAATGACTCACATTAACTGCTAATAAGGAATAATTAGATTCGACCGAACGACCTAAATAACCTAAACGTTCCACCGCGTGCTCAAAATTCATGATGTGACCAACTGTAAAGTACATTTTTCTGAGCATGAAAGCTAATTAGGCCTCTTTTAGGAACTGTGGACTGAATTGTTATTTTAGATAAGACTAAATCTGAAATGGACTGAATTGTGAGGATATTTTTCCATATTTAGTATTAATATTGGATTTCTTAATTGTCCAATTTAATTGCATACCATGTTTACTTTTACCAAAATTACATACCATGTTTACTTTTACCAAAATTACATACCATATCAAATGAAACTATTATAATGTATTTAAGGAACTGTCATATTTACATTGTCTGAAGAAGGGACAGTAAGAAAGTTAAATTCTGCAAATCTAGATCTTTGGTGGAAAATTCAGACCTCTAGCAAAAGCAAAGATAAACTTCAGGTACAAAAAAACCCCATTACCAGTACcaagttgaaaaaaaaaggagagagaaataaaaagagtGTCATAGATCTGAAACTCCAGAAGAAAAAGGTGTGAAAAGGTTACAATTTTTTCACTGTCTTCACAGACTTtcagagagagtgagtgagtcAACCGGCCCTTTTTGGAGCTTTGTATTTGTAAGGCTTCGAAGAGTCCACATAGTGCGTTTTATCTTcacctctctccctctctctctctcttactaTTTCTCTCACCTgcttttttttgcttttctctGTGCAAATCTTGGAAAATGAAAAgcct
The Prunus dulcis chromosome 2, ALMONDv2, whole genome shotgun sequence DNA segment above includes these coding regions:
- the LOC117617909 gene encoding probable methyltransferase PMT13; translated protein: MGHLNLPASKRSPRQWRLLDLVSAAFFGIVIVFFLLVFTPLGDSLAASGRQALLLSTNADPRQRHRLVALVELGQHQQPIEACPVDAVDHMPCEDPRRNSQLSREMNFYRERHCPLPEETPLCLIPPPNGYKIPVQWPDSLHKIWHSNMPHNKIADRKGHQGWMKLEGPHFIFPGGGTMFPDGAIQYIEKLGQYIPISDGVLRTALDMGCGVASFGGYLLSKDILAMSFAPRDSHKSQIQFALERGIPAFVAMLGTRRLPFPAFSFDLVHCSRCLIPFTAYNATYFLEVDRLLRPGGYLVISGPPVQWTNQDKEWADLQGVARALCYELIAVDGNTAVWKKPAGDSCLPNQNEFGLELCDESDDPSDAWYYNLKKCMSRTSSVKGEYAVGMISKWPERLTKAPARATLMRNGIDVFEADTRRWARRVAYYKNSLNLKLGTPAVRNVMDMNAFFGGFAAALKSDAVWVMNVVPARKPSTLSVIFDRGLIGVYHDWCEPFSTYPRSYDFIHVTGIESLIKHPGSTKNSCNLVDLMVEMDRMLRPEGTVLVRDSPEVIEKVARIAHAVRWTASIHEKEPESHGREKILVATKTFWTLPSASN